The genomic window TGCTGCATTGTGCATGCTCATGTCATGGACTCAAGTACTTTGGTGCTCAAGTACTTTGAAGACCTTCCAAATTCAAAttcttcattctctctcctttttttttttttttttttttaacattttacttatgtacttattttaattgacaaataataattgtgtatatgtatgagaCACAATATGATGTTTGGATCTAAGTATGTGTTCTAGAAAGATTTAATCATGTCTATTAGCCTACATTGAAACACACCCATAGGTTCCTCTCTAGGTTCTAAAAGCTTTACCAATTGGACAAAGTAACATATTTTCTCCATAACTAAGTCTACCCATTTAGACCTACAAATAACAAGTCAGTGTAGGTCTTTCTATCTTAAAAGTAacaaatttcacagaaatatctTGAAACTAAAAgtcttagaagaaagaaaatcttttagaTGTGTTTGGTTCTCACTGATtaatttagagatgagaaaatcaaggtcCAGGAAGATTACGTAAAGTCACTCAAGTGAGGTAGACTTTTCCACACTTGATACCAGAGCCTGTCTCCAATCCTTTTGTTCTAGATTTTGCAGATCTGCAAGATTGATGTCTCCTACCTGAGGCTCTAAGAGTAGAGAGTCCATTTTCTTCTAAGGAGACAGCAAAGTCCTGGTTGTCTTCCCCAGGCTGATCCTGGGTTACAGCCTCATCAGCTCTTTCCTGGAGTGACTCAGCCTGGGCCTGCAGGGCCACCAGGAGAATGGCAGCAAGGATGGCGAGGGTCCTCATGGCTGGGGTCacctggaggagggagagcaggtgTGGATGTGTGGAGAGTGAGGAGTGAGCCTGGATTTATAGCTCTGCAGGGAGAAGGCCTGagacagaagctgcagtgagaggAGGTGGGCATGTTGttgggaggggaaggggctgcCTTCGCCCTCAAGATCCCTTTGATGCTCCTCTTTCTCCCGGCTTTCATCACAGAGTGAGTCTGTGTGCTTAGTGCCTCTTCTTGATTCAAGCTGTTAATGATGATAAGGACATTACTATCCTGTTTCCCATCTGCTTGAGTGTTTACTTTTATATATTCAGACAAGAAAAACAACAGTGCTTTCATTCAATAAATTTGGGGATCAAATTCCTCTTGTTTTCCAAAGACGGTCCCTGGTACTCTCTGGATGACTCTCTGGGGTCAGACCTGGGTCCCAGTGGAGTAGAGAGTT from Macaca mulatta isolate MMU2019108-1 chromosome 8, T2T-MMU8v2.0, whole genome shotgun sequence includes these protein-coding regions:
- the LOC144330593 gene encoding defensin alpha 5-like, whose amino-acid sequence is MRTLAILAAILLVALQAQAESLQERADEAVTQDQPGEDNQDFAVSLEENGLSTLRASGFRGRTICYCRNRLCFWRESSSGWCNIGGHIYRLCCRRAS